The genome window CTTTACCGGTGCCGGACTCGCCGGAGATCAGCACGGTTGAATCACTGCGCGCCACACGGGCGGCCAAGTCCAGCAACTGTGCACTGGCCGGTTCGAAGGCAATCGGGCCTTCGCCTTCGGCGGCCGAGATCACGCCCAAGGCATGCCGCGCGACCAACTCGATCAAGGCTTTGGGTTCAAACGGTTTGACCAGGTAATCCGCCGCGCCCTGGCGCATGGCATCCACGGCGCGCTCGACCGCGCCATGGGCGGTCATCAGCAACACCGGCAGTTGCGGCTGACGCGCGCGCAGCAGGCCGAGCAACTGATGGCCGTCCATACCGGGCATGTTCACGTCGCTGACCACCAGGCTGAAGGACTCTTGCTCAACAGCCTCCAAGGCCTCCTCGGCAGAGCCGACCGCCCGGTAGTCATGGCCCGCCAACAGCAGCGTGTCAGCCAATGCTTCACGCAGGGCGCGATCGTCTTCCACCAATAAAACCTTGATAGCCATAATCCTTTTACTCCGCGCTTGCCGCGCTGGAAAACAGCGGCAAGGTCATCAATGCACAGGTGCCACGCCCCAACCGGGAACGCAGCTGCAATTCTCCCTGATGGGCCCGTGCCACCGCCTTGACCACGGTCAGGCCGAGGCCAGTGCCGTTAGTCTTGGTGGTAAAAAACGGTTCGCCCAGGCGTCGCAACACCACGGGGTCGATGCCACTGCCGCTGTCGCTGATACACAGGCGCAAGGTTTGCCCGCGGCTGTACAGGTGCACCTTGAGTCGCGCACCGGGGCCGCTGGCCTGGGTGGCGTTTTCGATCAGGTTGAGCAAAGCGCCGACCAGCGTGTCGCGATTGCACAGCAACTCGCCAAGGTGGCTGTCGCACTGCCAGCGCACATTGACATCATGGATATGCGTCGCCGCCGCCGATTGCAGCGACTGCAGCAGCTCGGACGGCGTGATGCGGTCAGTCAGCGGTAATTCGCCGCGGGCAAACACCAGCATGTCGCGCACCTGGTGCTCCAATTCATGCAGGCGCTCCTTGAGGCGGCCGGCAAATCGTTGGTGGGTAGCGGCCGGCAGTTGCTCATCAGTCAAATGACTGGCGTAGATCAACGCCGCCGAGAGCGGCGTACGGATCTGATGCGCCAACGAAGCGACCATCCGCCCCAACGACGACAAGCGCTCATGGCGCGCCAGTTGGTCTTGCAGGTGACGGGTTTCAGTCAGGTCGTTGAGCAGCACCAACTGGCCGGGCTCGGCGTCCAGGGAGCGCGTGGCGATGGACAGGCGACGGCCGTCCTTCAGGGAGATTTCGTGACCGTCGTCCTCACGCGGTGCGAAGCAACGGGTGATGACATGGCGCCACAACTCACCCTCAAGCGGTTCGCCCAACAGGTCGCGCGCGGCCGGGTTGGCTTCGCGGACATGGCCCATTTCATCAATAACGATCACGCCACCGGGCAACAGGTCGAGGAGATTTTGCAGACGGTTGGCCAGGCGCTCTTTCTCGGCCAGCTCTTCCATACGCTGGGCGCTCACCACCGCCAGCTCGCCTTTGAGCTCGGACACCCGGGCTTCCAGCAAGCTGTAAGAGTCGGTCAGTTGACTCGACATCTGGCTGAACTGCGAGAACGCCTGTTCAAGACCCTGCCGGGTAAGCGGCTCTGCAGACGGAACGAGCCCCGGGATAGCAGGGGCTGTAGAAAGTTGGGCGGCGTGGGGCATCATGCTCTCTCGCTTGGCTGACCGTCAGTTAAACGGAACGTTGCGAGGGCTGTAGCAATACCCGTGCCTAAAAAAATAGGCTTATTTTTCAGTCACTTAAAAAACAGGCGTCAATCATCCGCCTGTTCATCACCTTCCCGACGACTCATACCGTACTTGCGCATCTTCTCCACCAGGGTGGTGCGACGGATGCGCAGGCGCTCGGCGGCACGCGCGACGATACCGTTGGCATCGTCCAGGGCCTGCTGGATCAGGCCTTGTTCCAGGCTTCCGAGGTAGTCCTTCAAGTCCAGGCCTTCCGGCGGCAGCATGGCGCTGGAACCGAAGTCCGGCGTGTGGCCGTTAATCGCGACGCGCTCTTCGAGGTCGGTGCGCAGACTGTCGACCAGCTGCTCGTCTTCGTCATCGACGTAGCGGAATTTCTTCGGCAACTCGACCACGCCGATCACGCCATAGGGGTGCATGATCGCCATGCGCTCGACCAGGTTGGCCAGTTCACGGACGTTGCCCGGCCAGCCGTGACGGCACAGCGACATGATCGCGGCGGAATTGAAGCGGATCGAGCCGCGCTTTTCGTGCTCCATGCGCGAAATCAGTTCGTTCATCAGCAGCGGGATGTCTTCCACCCGCTCACGCAGTGGCGCCATCTCGATCGGGAATACGTTGAGGCGGTAGTACAAGTCTTCACGGAAGCTGCCCACCTCGATCATGCTTTCGAGGTTTTTGTGGGTGGCCGCAATGATGCGCACGTCGACGCTCTGGGTCTTGTTGCTGCCCACGCGCTCGAAGGTGCGCTCCTGCAGCACGCGCAGCAGCTTGACCTGCATCGGCAGTGGCATGTCGCCGATTTCGTCGAGGAACAGCGTACCGCCATTGGCCAATTCAAAACGCCCGGCACGGCTGGTGATTGCCCCGGTAAAGGCACCCTTCTCGTGGCCAAACAATTCGCTTTCCAGCAGCTCTGCGGGGATTGCCCCGCAGTTGACCGGCACAAAGGGTCCGTCGCGGCGCTTGGAGTGATAGTGCAGGTTGCGCGCCACCACTTCCTTGCCGGTGCCCGACTCGCCGAGGATCAAAACACTGGCGTCGGTATCGGCCACTTGCTGCATCATCTGGCGCACGTGCTGGATCGCACGGCTGGTGCCGACAAGGCTGCGGAACAGGTTGGGTTCACGATGACGGCCGCGCTCGCGCGCCTGGTCATACATCTCGCGATAGACCTGGGCACGGTGCAGGGAGTCGAGCAATTTGCTGTAGCTAGGCGGCATTTCCAGGGTGGAGAGCACACGGCGGCGCTGGTCTTCCGGCAGGTCCACGGAAGAAATATCACCCATTAGCAACACCGGAAGGAACTCATCCCAGGTCGACAGTGTCTTTAACAGGCCAAGCACCGCGCCAGGAGCGTTTACCGTCCCGATCAGCACACAAATGACTTCACGGCTCGATGACAATGAGCTGACCACCTGCTGCCAATCGTGGCTGCCGCAGGGAAAATTTTCTTCGCCAAGAAAATTCAAAATGACCGCTAAATCGCGGCGGCGGACGCTATCGTCATCAATCAGCAGAATTTTGGTTTCACGCCACATGCAATAGCAACTTCCCTAGTAAAACGCTCTGCCCCAGAGTGAGGGCAATCTAGACGCTTGTAAGACTTCTTACCTTACTAGACGTCTGAAATCTGAAAACAGCACTAGTTAAGTCAAAAATGCTGGCACAGTCAAATATATGACGCGCCGTTCGGACTAACCGAGCCCATTCAGCCGAACAGATGGTAAACCTTTGACGCACTTTCCGCTCGGTTGATCTGCGACATCTCTTCGAAAATCGCCTGGCGCTCGCCCGTCGTCACCTCAAGTAATTGCTGATATACCGCCAGCAAACTCTCCAGTTTTTCCCGCAGGGCGTCTTCGTCCACCGGCGCATTATTGAGCGCCTCATCAATCACCGCACGGCATCCCATATCCAGTTCGCCGATAGCGTCCCAGTTACGTTCGGCCAATGCATCGACCAAGGCTTCGCGGGTTTCGTCAATCCGTTGCAGGGCGTGGCTCATGACATCATCCTCAGGCCTGGCGGCCTACAGTGTTGCAATACCGTCCCAGCCTTCCTTGAGCGTAATCATCAGGCCGGCTACTTCGTCGATCATGGCGACATCGCTTTTGCTGTTGGCTTCCAGCAAGCGCGTGGTCATGTAGGCATACAGGTTATCCAGTTGCTGCAACGCCGCCGGATCATCGGTTTTTTCCGGATTCAGGCCGTCACGCAAACCGATCAGAATGTCGATCGCCTTGCCCAGCAGCAGGCCTTTTTGCGCGATATCACCACGAGCCATGGCGCCCTTGGCCTGCGCCATGCGATCGAGTGCGCCCTCCATCAACATCTGAACAAGACGGTGCGGGCTGGCCTCGGAGACTTGGGCATGGGAATTGACCTTCTGGTATTGGCGAAGGGCTCTCATGGGATTCATGTTTCTACCTCGTGACAGGCAACAGCTAAAAAAGATGGGCTCTGATTATTATGTCGACGGCGTCGCAAAAAACTTTAAG of Pseudomonas fluorescens contains these proteins:
- the fliS gene encoding flagellar export chaperone FliS → MNPMRALRQYQKVNSHAQVSEASPHRLVQMLMEGALDRMAQAKGAMARGDIAQKGLLLGKAIDILIGLRDGLNPEKTDDPAALQQLDNLYAYMTTRLLEANSKSDVAMIDEVAGLMITLKEGWDGIATL
- a CDS encoding sigma-54 dependent transcriptional regulator: MWRETKILLIDDDSVRRRDLAVILNFLGEENFPCGSHDWQQVVSSLSSSREVICVLIGTVNAPGAVLGLLKTLSTWDEFLPVLLMGDISSVDLPEDQRRRVLSTLEMPPSYSKLLDSLHRAQVYREMYDQARERGRHREPNLFRSLVGTSRAIQHVRQMMQQVADTDASVLILGESGTGKEVVARNLHYHSKRRDGPFVPVNCGAIPAELLESELFGHEKGAFTGAITSRAGRFELANGGTLFLDEIGDMPLPMQVKLLRVLQERTFERVGSNKTQSVDVRIIAATHKNLESMIEVGSFREDLYYRLNVFPIEMAPLRERVEDIPLLMNELISRMEHEKRGSIRFNSAAIMSLCRHGWPGNVRELANLVERMAIMHPYGVIGVVELPKKFRYVDDEDEQLVDSLRTDLEERVAINGHTPDFGSSAMLPPEGLDLKDYLGSLEQGLIQQALDDANGIVARAAERLRIRRTTLVEKMRKYGMSRREGDEQADD
- a CDS encoding sensor histidine kinase: MPHAAQLSTAPAIPGLVPSAEPLTRQGLEQAFSQFSQMSSQLTDSYSLLEARVSELKGELAVVSAQRMEELAEKERLANRLQNLLDLLPGGVIVIDEMGHVREANPAARDLLGEPLEGELWRHVITRCFAPREDDGHEISLKDGRRLSIATRSLDAEPGQLVLLNDLTETRHLQDQLARHERLSSLGRMVASLAHQIRTPLSAALIYASHLTDEQLPAATHQRFAGRLKERLHELEHQVRDMLVFARGELPLTDRITPSELLQSLQSAAATHIHDVNVRWQCDSHLGELLCNRDTLVGALLNLIENATQASGPGARLKVHLYSRGQTLRLCISDSGSGIDPVVLRRLGEPFFTTKTNGTGLGLTVVKAVARAHQGELQLRSRLGRGTCALMTLPLFSSAASAE